One Dreissena polymorpha isolate Duluth1 chromosome 9, UMN_Dpol_1.0, whole genome shotgun sequence genomic window carries:
- the LOC127845834 gene encoding uncharacterized protein LOC127845834 — protein MSSSASLCCNECKNEVLCEQCAHPRGSQTLTRDNLLLNIGSNADEATSAQTEKETMLCDPCKVQEKMIPACVFCEDCDSEFLCEVCEKHHKAQKLTRNHILHDISNYEICFKGTFTEKQNKFCEPCKAQEKVNQAVFFCKQCHNELLCESCGNYHPFQRITRGHILEDIRNFVELIPDNITNTKLLPCDPCKAQEKNVVAAFFCIECGNELLCDPCAKYHSSQKLTRDHQLQEISIYTVIENDPDTLKNQMRCGPCKAQGTTIDASFFCIDCGHECLCEACGKYHNLQKITQLHRLQTISKYVKGATFESISKLNKFCQRCKVYDKESVASFFCTECDNELFCKACEKHHSSQKMTRGHTLQDINRLVENANADDSERQINHCEPCKIQGKTTPASVFCAECENECMCESCGRYHESRKATLGHILQDIIMFNEDAGPKIVDKQIMVCEQCKAHEKSSKATVVCVDCEHELLCGPCGKYHTSRKSTRTHILQDIRMYFGEAIASGGEVAVENKLCKLCKVHGKKSPAVYICSECENERFCESCGQYHNRQKSFRYHLLQKIDCQQNIILANASDCSDMHTPGPPVASNIGSDTVTLSWTKPGRFKEGDCFQIGCRESNESRWKICQDNIEDNSYVLKNLRSNSNLVFRVRAMYNDFESNYSEESDIVTTPSSPASRVVDFCTVCGDEDKYPISYVLPASEVQSSRNCNAKTRRFEVGSPRKGRFDEKTILLIGETGTGKSTLVDGMANVILGVNWNDPFRFKMVNLEDEEKQKKENQALSQTEWITCYTMHPQKGGRLQYTINIIDTPGFGDTRGLQRDHAIVEQIRELFSVEPPLGVAIIDAVCFLVKAPDARLTPTQSYIFQSIMSMFGNDIEENICSLITFADGLEPPVIAALKESKLPFGKWFTFNNSALFAKNTELDQSSLSPMFWDMGLKSFQNFFQYLEALPAKSLQLTSDVLNERFRLEATVKNLEPLLDTGLIKIDELKFEIKCFEDNKAIIADNKDFKYKVQTTKQEKKNLPIGQHVTNCLNCHFTCHEKCRVPNDEKKRKCSAMNKSTGYCKICPENCFWNKHSNTPYIFEYIVVEEEKTYAEMKKKYQDASGKLPNQEQLIVRMDEELQEMLDTVDAMMDIVNTCNNRLKEIALRPNPLSMTEHIDLLIENEKMVKKKGWNKRITSLQMFRKRSLIGDNVDKFRREASTVVTVAIKNDKSKKNIFKRAWNCFAR, from the exons ATGTCGAGTTCCGCATCATTATGTTGTAATGAATGCAAGAATGAGGTTTTGTGTGAACAATGTGCACATCCGCGCGGCAGTCAAACATTAACTCGAGATAATCTGTTGCTAAATATAGGCAGCAACGCCGACGAGGCAACATCTGCGCAAACCGAGAAAGAAACAATGTTGTGTGACCCTTGTAAAGTTCAAGAGAAAATGATTCCTGCGTGTGTCTTTTGTGAAGATTGTGATAGTGAATTTCTTTGCGAGGTATGTGAAAAACACCACAAAGCACAGAAATTAACGAGAAATCATATATTGCACGATATCAGCAACTATGAAATATGTTTCAAGGGAACTTTCACTgagaaacaaaataagttttgcGAACCATGCAAAGCACAAGAGAAAGTAAATCAAGCGGTTTTCTTTTGCAAACAGTGCCATAACGAACTGCTTTGTGAATCATGTGGGAATTATCACCCGTTTCAAAGGATAACTAGAGGACATATTTTGGAAGATATACGCAACTTCGTGGAATTAATACCTGATAATATTACCAACACAAAATTGTTGCCTTGCGATCCATGTAAAGCGCAAGAAAAAAACGTCGTCGCTGCTTTCTTTTGCATTGAATGTGGCAATGAACTGCTCTGCGATCCCTGTGCAAAATACCACAGTTCACAGAAGTTAACACGAGACCACCAATTACAAGAAATAAGTATATATACGGTAATTGAAAATGATCCAGACACTTTAAAAAATCAGATGCGATGCGGGCCATGCAAAGCGCAAGGAACGACAATTGATGCATCTTTCTTCTGCATAGATTGTGGTCATGAATGTCTTTGCGAAGCATGTGGTAAGTACCACAATTTACAGAAGATAACGCAATTGCATAGATTGCAAACTATTAGCAAGTACGTGAAAGGCGCGACTTTTGAATCCATTAGCAAACTGAACAAGTTCTGCCAACGATGTAAAGTTTATGACAAAGAAAGTGTCGCATCTTTCTTTTGCACTGAATGTGATAATGAGCTGTTTTGCAAGGCCTGTGAAAAACACCATAGTTCACAGAAAATGACTCGAGGCCATACATTGCAAGATATAAACAGGCTTGTGGAAAATGCAAATGCGGATGACAGCGAACGGCAAATAAATCATTGCGAGCCATGTAAAATTCAAGGTAAAACAACTCCAGCTTCTGTCTTTTGTGCTGAATGTGAAAACGAATGCATGTGTGAATCATGTGGGCGATATCATGAATCACGGAAAGCAACTCTGGGACATATTTTACAGGAcattataatgtttaatgaagatGCTGGTCCTAAGATTGTCGACAAACAAATAATGGTCTGTGAACAATGCAAAGCTCATGAGAAAAGCAGTAAAGCAACCGTCGTTTGCGTTGATTGTGAACACGAATTGCTTTGCGGACCGTGCGGTAAATATCACACTTCCCGAAAGTCAACACGAACGCATATCCTGCAGGATATACGTATGTATTTCGGAGAGGCGATTGCAAGTGGTGGGGAAGTCGCCGTGGAAAATAAGTTGTGTAAACTATGCAAAGTGCATGGCAAAAAGAGCCCAGCAGTATATATTTGTTCAGAATGTGAAAATGAGCGATTTTGCGAGAGTTGTGGACAATACCACAACCGTCAAAAATCATTTCGGTATCACTTACTACAGAAAATTGATTGTCAGCAAAACATCATACTAGCAAATGCCTCAGATTGCAGTGACATG CACACACCAGGTCCACCTGTTGCAAGTAACATAGGTTCTGATACAGTTACTCTTTCGTGGACGAAGCCTGGTCGATTCAAAGAGGGAGATTGTTTTCAAATTGGTTGCCGAGAATCAAACGAGTCCAGATGGAAAATATGCCAGgacaatattgaagataattCGTACGTGCTAAAAAATTTAAGATCAAACTCAAACCTTGTGTTTCGTGTTCGGGCAATGTATAATGATTTCGAAAGCAATTATAGTGAAGAAAGTGATATAGTGACGACTCCTAGTTCACCTGCATCACGGGTTGTGGACTTTTGTACCGTATGTGGTGATGAAGATAAATACCCAATTTCGTATGTATTGCCTGCAAGCGAGGTACAGTCTTCGAGAAATTGTAATGCGAAGACAAGGAGATTTGAAGTGG GCTCTCCACGAAAGGGAAGATTTGACGAGAAAACCATATTGTTAATTGGTGAGACAGGGACAGGAAAAAGTACGCTTGTTGATGGAATGGCGAATGTTATTCTTGGTGTGAATTGGAATGACCCATTTAGATTCAAGATGGTTAATCTAGAGGACGAAGAAAAACAGAAGAAGGAGAATCAG GCGCTTTCACAAACGGAATGGATAACGTGTTATACAATGCATCCTCAAAAAGGCGGAAGACTTCAATATACGATTAATATAATTGATACACCTGGATTTGGCGATACACGTGGACTGCAGAGAGATCATGCTATCGTCGAACAAATCAGGGAATTGTTTTCTGTGGAACCGCCCCTAGGAGTTGCAATCATTGACGCTGTGTGTTTTTTAGTCAAGGCTCCAGATGCCAGATTGACACCTACACAAAGTTATATTTTTCAATCAATCATGTCAATGTTCGGAAATGACATTGAGGAAAATATATGCTCTTTGATAACATTTGCAGATGGCCTTGAACCTCCTGTAATTGCAGCCCTCAAAGAGTCCAAACTACCATTCGGAAAATGGTTTACCTTTAATAATTCTGCTTTGTTTGCAAAAAATACAGAGCTAGACCAATCCAGCTTATCGCCAATGTTCTGGGACATGGGATTGAAAAGTTTCCAAAACTTCTTTCAATACTTAGAAGCATTACCTGCAAAAAGTTTGCAATTAACCAGCGATGTTTTGAATGAACGATTTAGATTAGAGGCAACTGTTAAAAATCTGGAGCCGCTCTTGGATACCGGTCTTATTAAAATAGATGAGCTGAAATTTGAGATAAAATGTTTTGAAGACAATAAAGCAATTATTGCTGATAATAAAGACTTCAAATACAAGGTTCAGACTACAAAGCAGGAAAAGAAAAACCTTCCGATCGGCCAGCATGTAACAAATTGTTTAAACTGTCACTTTACTTGCCATGAAAAATGCAGAGTACCAAATGACGAAAAGAAAAGAAAGTGTAGTGCGATGAATAAATCTACCGGGTATTGCAAAATCTGTCCCGAAAACTGCTTTTGGAACAAGCATTCAAACACGCCTTACATATTCGAGTATATTGTTGTGGAGGAAGAAAAAACGTatgcagaaatgaaaaagaaataccAGGATGCGTCAGGGAAATTGCCTAATCAGGAACAGCTGATTGTCAGAATGGATGAGGAATTACAAGAAATGCTTGATACGGTAGATGCAATGATGGACATTGTTAACACCTGCAACAATCGCCTTAAAGAAATAGCACTGAGGCCAAATCCTCTTTCAATGACCGAGCACATAGACCTGCTTATCGAGAATGAAAAGATGGTAAAGAAGAAAGGTTGGAATAAACGGATTACATCACTGCAAATGTTTAGGAAACGTTCTCTTATTGGTGACAACGTCGACAAATTCAGACGAGAAGCCTCAACTGTAGTTACGGTTGCCATAAAAAATGACAagtctaaaaaaaatatttttaagcgtGCCTGGAATTGTTTTGCTCGCTGA